The Xanthomonas indica sequence ATCTCCTGCCTGCTGGTGACCTTCGGCCTGGCCGAGCAGATCCTGGAGCTGCGCCGCGACCGCGACCGTGCCAGCCGCATGGCGACGGTGGACGAGCTCACCGGCATCCTCACCCGCGCCGCCCTGCAGCAGCGTCTGGCCGACGCGCTGCAGGAGGCCGCGCACAGCGAACGGCCGCTGGCGCTGGCCTACATCGACATCGACCATTTCAAGCGCATCAACGACATCCATGGCCACGCCAGCGGCGATGCCTGCCTGCGCTGGGTCGCCGCCTGCGCGCGGGCGCGCCTGCGCAGCACCGACACGCTCGGCCGCCAGGGCGGCGACGAAATGCTGCTGCTGATGCCCGGCGCCACCCTGGAGGCCGCGCGCCGCGTGGCCGAGGACATCCGCCAGCACGTGGCCGCGCAGCCGTTGCCGCGCGAAGGCCAGGCGCTGTCATGCACGCTGAGTGTCGGCGTGGCGCAATGGCAGCGCGGCGAGAGCGTCGCGGCGCTGTTGCAGCGGGCCGATGCCGCGCTCTACGCCAGCAAGGCCGCCGGCCGCAACCGCGTCAGCGTGTCCACCCCCCACCGCGTCACCCACCAGGAGCCTCAGCCATGACTGCACAGCCCGCTTTGCCCGCGTTCGCTCCCGATCAGTTGCAGGTCGGCGACATCCTGCTGCAACTGGGCTGCGGCCCGGTGTCCGAACTGATCGCCTGGTGCGGCGACAGCATCTACAGCCATGCCGCCATCGTCGCCGATCAGGGCGACCTGATCGAGGCGTCGGCCAGCGGCGTGCGCCGCTATCCGCTGTCGCAGCGGCTGACCGACACCACCGACTACCTCATCATCGACGCCTACCGGCCGCTCAGCTACGCCGGCGTGGCGCTGGACGACGCCGACCGCGCCAGCGTGCTGGTCAAGGCGCAGTCGCTGCTGGGCGTGCCGTACCCGCTGGACAGCCTGGCCACGCTCGGCCTGCTGGTCGCCATTCGCGGCAAGTGGCCGCAGCATTGGCTGGCGCGGATCGTGGTGCGCGAGGCGCTGGATTACCTGGTGCGCGACAATCCTTCGCACATGGTGTGCAGCGAGGTGGTGTACCGCGCGCTGGCCGAATGCGACGTGACGCCGCCGGGCCGGCTGGCGCCGCAGATCGTGCTCAGCGGGCCGACCCACATGCCGTTCCCGCACCTGGACTGGAAGGCGCTGTGGGAAGAGGTGTGGCAACTGCTGCATCCGCATCGGCAGCAGGCCCTGGCCGACGTGGCGCAGCGCCTGGCAGCGGTGGAGGGCGCCCCGGCCAGCCTGGCCGCCTCGGCGCTGACCACGGTCGCCGACGACGAACTGCTCAGCCGCGCCAACGCGGTGCGTGCCGGGCTGGGTCTGCCGCCGGTCACCGACCAGGTGGACGACAACGGCACGCTGCTGCAAGAAGCCGGTGAAGAGGCTCCGGGAACGCCCTTGCCCCATCCCAATCCCAAGCTGGTGATGCCGCTGGACCTGGCCAACAGCCCGTCGCACGTGGTGCTGGGGCGGCTGCTGGAGGTGGTCACGCCTGCGTAGCGGAAAGGCTGCGCGCCAGCGCATTGCGCGAGGCTGCGTGCGCCACTTCATCCCCGACTGCGGGGCACCTTCTCCACAAAAAAGGGGGCCGCGGTCCGGACGGGAGAAGGAACGGCAGAAAGCCCCTCTCGCACCGGGAGAGGCGGTGGGGTGAGGGTGCGGCCTCGCACCACACCGCCCGTGCCGCGCGCCGCCATTCGAGCAAGCGCCGGCGCACCTCTCCGCCGCCGCTTGGGTTCCTGCGCCGAGACCCGCCGCTCCAGGCGCTGCGCGACGTGGATGCCGCGCAGCGTCCGATGTGGGAGCGACGTCGGGACATCCCGAATAACGCGTCATTGCCGCCGCTCGGCACGATGTATCGCCGCGATTGCAGGAGCGGCTTCAGCCGCGACGAGCGTTCCCGGGAATGCCCGTCGCCGCTGAAGCCGCTCCTACAAAATGCATGCGCTGCTGTACGTCATTTCGTCTGATGAACGCGCCGCCGCGCGCCAGTGCACCTGATACACAAGCGCTTCAAGGCTGCTTCGTGCGCTCCAGCACCAACAACGGGTCGATGCGCACGTCGAACCAATTCATCCCCCAATGCAGATGCGGCCCGGTCGCACGCCCGGTGGCGCCCACCGCGCCGATCACCTGGCCCTGGGCGATGCGGTCGCCGACCTTCACGTCGATCCGCGACAGATGCAGGAAGTTGGAGCTGACGCCGTAGCCGTGATCCAGCAGCACGGTGCCGCCGGTCAGGTACAGGTCCGGGGCGGCGAAGGTGATGACGCCGGCCGCCGGGGCCTTGACCGGGGTGCCGGTGGGCACGGCGATGTCCATGCCCGAATGGCCGGCGCCAGGCTGGCCGTTGTAGACCCGGGCGTTGCCGAAGCGGCCGCTGATGCGGCCCTGCACCGGCCAGATGAAGGGCGCGGCGAAATCGGTGCGCGGGTCGTCGCGGTCGCGCGCGGCGGTGACCTGGGCCTGTTCGCGCTTGATCCGCTCGGCGATCGCCGGCGGCGGGTTCACCGTCTTCGGCGGCACCCCGTTGACCTGTTCCAGCGGCCAGTCGCGCGGCGTCACCGCGATCTCGATGGTTTCGCTGCCGCCGTCCGGGCGCTGCACGGCGATGCGCAGCGGGCCGCGCTCGTCGCGGCCGATGCCGAACACCACGCTGCCGTAGTCGCTGACCCGCAGGGTGCGGCCGGCGTACTGCACGCGGCTGCCTGGCGCCACCTTGCCGATCACCAGCGCGCCCTGCGAGGCGCTGTGCGGGAACACGCTGCGCGCCGCGGCCGCGGCCGCGGCCGGCGTCTGCGCGTGCAGTACCGGGGCGACCGGTGCGGTCAGCAGCACCAGCGCCAGTGCGGCGCCGGACACCAGGGCGCCGCGCATCAGCGGTCGAACGCCAGGCGCTGCCCGTTGGGGCTGCCGACCAGGCGGGTCCCGTCCCAGGCCAGCACGCCGTTGACCCAGGTCGCGGCGATCTTCGAGCGGAAGCTGCGGCCCTCGAACGGCGACCAGCCGCACTTGGACAGCACGTCCTCGCGGCGCACGGTGAAGGCGGTGTCGTCGATCAGCACCAGGTCGGCGTGGTAGCCCTCGCGCAGGAAGCCGCGCTCGTGCACGTCGAACAGCAGCGCCGGCGCGTGCGCGAACTTGTGCACCACCTGGGCCACTCTGAGCCGGCCCTCGTGGACCAGTTCCAGCGCCGCGACCAGGGCGTACTGCACCAGCGGCAGGCCGGACGGCGCCTGCGCATACGGCTTGCTCTTCTCTTCCCAGGTGTGCGGCGCGTGGTCGGTGGCGAGCACGTCGATCACGTCCTCGGCGATCGCGCGGATCAGCGCCTCGCGGTCGCTGGCGTCCTTGATCGCCGGGTTGCACTTGATCAGGTTGCCCAGCGTGGCGTAGTCGGCGCGGTCGAAGCGCAGGAAGTGGATGCAGGTCTCGGCGGTGATGCGCTTGCCCTGGATCGGGCCGGGCGTGAACAGCGCCAGCTCGTCGGCGGTGGAGATGTGCAGCACGTGCAGGCGGGTGCCGTGCTTCTTCGCCAGCGACACCGCCAGCTGCGAGGACTTCAGGCAGGCCTCGCGCGAGCGGATGTCCGGGTGCATGTCCGGGGTCAGCGCATCGCCGTACTTTTCCTTGAACGCGGCCAGGGTCGCGTCGATGGTCGGGGTGTCTTCGCAGTGGGTGATGATCGGCGTCGGCGCATCGCGGAAGATC is a genomic window containing:
- a CDS encoding M23 family metallopeptidase, which encodes MRGALVSGAALALVLLTAPVAPVLHAQTPAAAAAAARSVFPHSASQGALVIGKVAPGSRVQYAGRTLRVSDYGSVVFGIGRDERGPLRIAVQRPDGGSETIEIAVTPRDWPLEQVNGVPPKTVNPPPAIAERIKREQAQVTAARDRDDPRTDFAAPFIWPVQGRISGRFGNARVYNGQPGAGHSGMDIAVPTGTPVKAPAAGVITFAAPDLYLTGGTVLLDHGYGVSSNFLHLSRIDVKVGDRIAQGQVIGAVGATGRATGPHLHWGMNWFDVRIDPLLVLERTKQP
- a CDS encoding dihydroorotase, whose protein sequence is MSASTLIVNARLVNEGRETHGDLRIADGRIAAIAPQLAARDGETVVDAAGRWLLPGMIDDQVHFREPGLTHKGDIATESAAAVAGGLTSFMDMPNTNPPTLDAAALQAKYDAARGRAWGNYGFYLGASNDNLAAIQTLDPKTAPGIKVFMGASTGNMLVDNPQTLDAIFRDAPTPIITHCEDTPTIDATLAAFKEKYGDALTPDMHPDIRSREACLKSSQLAVSLAKKHGTRLHVLHISTADELALFTPGPIQGKRITAETCIHFLRFDRADYATLGNLIKCNPAIKDASDREALIRAIAEDVIDVLATDHAPHTWEEKSKPYAQAPSGLPLVQYALVAALELVHEGRLRVAQVVHKFAHAPALLFDVHERGFLREGYHADLVLIDDTAFTVRREDVLSKCGWSPFEGRSFRSKIAATWVNGVLAWDGTRLVGSPNGQRLAFDR